A window of Streptomyces sp. Je 1-332 genomic DNA:
GTCCAGGTTGGACGCGAGGAAGTCCTTGAGGGTCTGCTGGAGTTCGGGGCTCGGGCGGCCGGTGAGGACGCCCGCGCCGCCGAGCAGACCGGCGGCCTGGCGGTGCTGGGTGCGGCCGCTGTAGATGGAGTCGATGAGGTCGCCCCAACCGCTGAGCGCGGCCACGGCCTTGATCCGTTTGTCGTGCCCGGCGGCGAGCAGACTGATGCCCGCCCCGTACGAGACGCCGCCCATGCCCACCTTCGCGGGGTCGGCCGGGGTGTTGGCCAGCGTCCAGTCGATGACCTTCGAGGCGTCCGCGATGTCCTCGGGGCCGCCGGTCTCGATCTCGCCGCCGGACTGCCAGAAGCCGCGCGAGTTGTAACTGACCACGACATAGCCGGAGTCGGCGAGCTTCTGGGCCTGCGCGACGTACTCGATCTGGGGCATGGCCCAGCTGGTGGGCAGCACGATCGCCGGGAACTTCGCTCCCGCCTTCGCGCCCTTGAGGGTGAAGACGTTGGCCTTGAGGACCGTGCCGCCGTCGCCCGGGATGTCGACGAAGCGTACGTCTGTGGCGCTTGCCGCCTGTGGAGCGGCCGCCGGGGCAGCCTGGGCGGCCGGGGCCAGGCCGAAGGCGGCGCCGGCGATGAGAGTCGCCGACACGGCGCCCACGGTGGTCGTACGCAGAGCCTTGCGCGGTTGTCCCACGGGTCACTCCCTACTCGTGCAAGCAAAGTGACCCGACGGTAACCGCGCGTCCTTACCGGTGGTAACCCGTCGGTAAGTTACGCACCGGTAACGATTGTTGAGTTGTGTACCTTCGCGGCGGCCGTCAGCTCAGCGCGCTCTTCGTCTGCCAGTCGGCCCAGGAGAGGTTCCACTCGCCGTAGCCGTTGCCCGGGTCGGGCACGCCCTTCGAGCCGCTGCCGGAGACCTCGAAGGGGTCGCCGACCTGGACCTGGCCGTAGAGCCAGGAGGCGTCGCCGTCGCTCATGCCGATGCAGCCCGAGCTGTGGTTGGTGTTGCCGAAGAAGCGGGCGTTCCAGGGAGCCGCGTGCGCGTACATGCCCGACCAGGTCAGACGCATCGAGTTGTCGACCATCTTGTCGTAGGCGTCGCCGAGGCCGACCGTCTCGGAGCGCATGTTGATCGTGCCCTCCTTGGCCATCAGGACGGACGTGCCGCCCCAGGACGCCTTGTCGCCGCCGGGGGTGCCCGCCGACATCGGGACGGTCCTGACGCTCTGTCCGTCGCGCACGAGCGTCGCCCGCTTGCTGTCGAGGTCGACCTTGACCTTCTGGCTCTTGCCGACCGTGAAGCCGGTCGCGTAGTCGCGGACGAACCAGCCGCCGCCGGTGCCCGAGTCGATCCCGCCGAGGCGGGCGTCGAGCTTCACCTTCGTGCCGGACTTCCAGTACTCCTTGGGGCGCCAGTCGATGCGGTCCTTGCCGTCGTAGTTCTTGATCCAGCCCCAGGACCCGGTGGTGTGGTTCGAGGTCGTCACCTTCAGGTGCTTCTCGACCTCCGCCTTGTTCTTCACCGGGTGGTCGAAGACGACCGACAGGGGCTGCGCGACGCCGACCGTGGTGTCCTTGCCGGGGGTCAGCGACAGCTTGTTGACCTGCTCCGGGGCGGCCGTCCTGAAGGAGGCCCGCGCGCTGGTGCCCTCGTCCGTCGTCGCCTTCACCTTGTACGAGGTGCCGGGCACCGCCTTGCGGTCCGAGGTCCAGGTGGTGCCGCTCGCGCCGACCTTGCCGGCCAGCTTCGCGCCCTCGGAGTCGGTGACCTCG
This region includes:
- a CDS encoding Ig-like domain-containing protein — encoded protein: MAALAAALTACSGSTPASADTAAEKPDLSVNLQGKQAKAGSPVKVKLADGKLKQVEVTDSEGAKLAGKVGASGTTWTSDRKAVPGTSYKVKATTDEGTSARASFRTAAPEQVNKLSLTPGKDTTVGVAQPLSVVFDHPVKNKAEVEKHLKVTTSNHTTGSWGWIKNYDGKDRIDWRPKEYWKSGTKVKLDARLGGIDSGTGGGWFVRDYATGFTVGKSQKVKVDLDSKRATLVRDGQSVRTVPMSAGTPGGDKASWGGTSVLMAKEGTINMRSETVGLGDAYDKMVDNSMRLTWSGMYAHAAPWNARFFGNTNHSSGCIGMSDGDASWLYGQVQVGDPFEVSGSGSKGVPDPGNGYGEWNLSWADWQTKSALS